The sequence GAGGGGCCCGACGCTCATGTCCCCGACCCGGGCGAGGTGCTCGAGTACGGCGACAAGGTGACGTTCCTGGGTGACGCCGTCGCCGTCGAGCGAGCTGTTAAGCGGTTTCACCCCCACGAGTGACCGACTGGCTGGTGCGCCGCGGTCCCCTGGAGCTCTCGTCGGTCGTTACTGGTGTCAGTAACCGAGAGCCAGGACCCGGTTGGCGACGAGTGCGACGAACGTGACCGCCAGCAGCGCGGCGAGAAACCCGAACGATGCCGTCCAGCCGAAGCCGTCGGCGAGCGAACCGACTGCGACGGATCCCAGCGATGCGACGACCATGTAGATCGTTCGAACTAGTCCGAAGCCAGCGTTTCGCTCTTCGGCGGTGAACTCCCGGAGGAATCTGGGCATGAGGGCGGCCCCGAAACTCATGCCCACGCCGACTAGAGAGACGCCGACGACGACGGAGAGAGGCCCAGATACTTCGATCAGCGTGGCGAATCCTGCCACGCCGGCGAGCATGCACCCGGCCAGTGCCGGGTCCCGGCCGAAGCGGTCCGAGGCCGCGCCGACGCCGATCTGCGCGACGCCCTGGGCGACGAAGTACAGCGAGAAGAGGCCGCCAGCGACCGTCGTGGAATACTGGTGGTGGGCGATGAGGAACGTCGGGAGAAAGGACGCCGCACCCTGCCACGCGAACTCGCCGACGATGGCCACGGCGAGCGTGAAAACGATCGGGGGTCGGGAGAGCAACTTGCGGAGCACGTCGAGACGGATGCTCTTCCGGAGGGGTCGGTCTGGCCGTCGTGGGGCAGTCGATCGAATCTTCCAGGCGAAGACCACGGTCGCAGGGAGGCCGACCAGAGCGACGACGGCAATGGCGATGCGCCACCCGAAGTGGACCGCGATCCAGGCCACACTGACTGGGGCG is a genomic window of Halanaeroarchaeum sp. HSR-CO containing:
- a CDS encoding MFS transporter, whose amino-acid sequence is MTTRWRYQETVLSLVTVAFFVTMVGRLAISPVIPDVVRTFEVSNGLVGLALSGMWLAYGLAQYPSGVLADRYGERWIILVAVGGTTIAAVIVSTTPIFAVFFLSTVVLGAVAGLHYSVATTLLSRTYDNVGTAIGVHNTGATIAGLLAPVSVAWIAVHFGWRIAIAVVALVGLPATVVFAWKIRSTAPRRPDRPLRKSIRLDVLRKLLSRPPIVFTLAVAIVGEFAWQGAASFLPTFLIAHHQYSTTVAGGLFSLYFVAQGVAQIGVGAASDRFGRDPALAGCMLAGVAGFATLIEVSGPLSVVVGVSLVGVGMSFGAALMPRFLREFTAEERNAGFGLVRTIYMVVASLGSVAVGSLADGFGWTASFGFLAALLAVTFVALVANRVLALGY